In the Gemmatimonadota bacterium genome, CCATATCGCTCTGGGTCGGTTACTGCATATCCGAAGATGAGACCGCCTCTGGTGAGTTGTCCGGCTCGATCTAATATTGCGCTGAGTCCGTGGCCGTAGAAGATGTTGTCGCCGAAGATTAGACAGACGGGGTCGGTGCCTATAAAATCGCTTCCGATCACAAATGACTGGGCAACGCCTTCGGGGCGCGGTTGTTCGGCGTATGTGATGTTGAGGCCGAGATAGGAGCCGTTATTGAATAAACGCCTGTAGAGGGGCAGGTCGTGAGGGGTGGAGATGATCAATATATCGCGGATGCCAGCCAGCATGAGGACGGAGAGGGGATAGTAGATCATGGGTTTGTCGTAAACGGGCTGGAGTTGTTTGCTGACCACGCGCGTGATGGGATAGAGGCGGGTGCCAGCCCCTCCTGCGAGTAAGATGCCTTTCATATAGTGTCTCCTGAGGTTTAGGCGTTAAATATGGATAATGGTAGGGGATATTGTCAAGCAGTAGAACACATGAGTTGGTTTTTGGTTCGGGTTCTGAAAATTGCAAGGAGGTGATTATGAGCGATAAAGGGTATGTGAATCCCGAGTTGTTGATTTCGCCGCGGGATTTGTATGAGAGGGTTGCCGATGTCTGTATTGTGGATACGCGGCCGACGCATGCTTATGTTGCCGGGCATATTCCGGGTGCGCTTCATCTGGATCTTTATTCGATCAGTTTGAACGATACCCGCGAACAGGCTTTTGATGCGTTTATGTGGATGCTCGGTTATTTGTTCAGTAACCGGGGTATTGGTACGGATAAGACGGTGGTCTGGTACGAGGATGATTCCGGGGTGCGCGCGTCGCGCGGTTTTTGGATTTGTGAATATCTGGGTCATCCCGATGTGCGCGTGCTGGATGGGGGATGCAATGCCTGGACGGCTATGGGTTATGAATTGGTGACGGATTGCGAGGAGGCAGAGCCTGCGGAGTTTGTTATATCTGCGGTGTCGGGGCGCCACATGGGGGCTGATGTTTTAAATGGTCTTTTGGGGCGCGAGGATGTTGTGCCTCTGGATACGCGCGGTGACGATGAGTATTTTGGGCGCAATGTGCGGGCTGCGCGAGGAGGAGCTATTCCAGGTGCTGTGCATGTTGAGTATGTGAATAATCTGGATGAGACGGGGGCGTTTAAGCCAGCGGATGAATTGCGGGCGATGTACGAGGCTGTGGGGATTTCGCCCGATAAGGAAATTGTGCCTTACTGACAGGGCGGGTACCGCTCTTCCCAAACGTACCTGGCATTGCGGTTGCTGGGTTATGAAAAGGTCCGAAATTATATCGGGTCGTGGAAAGAGTGGGGTGACCGGCTGGATTTGCCGGTTGAGATGCCTGAGGAATAGGTTCTTTTGAGTTAGGAGATCATATCTTGGATTATAATAATCGTCCCAATGTTCTGATTTTGATGAGCGATCAACACCGCGCAGATTGGATGACGTGTGCCGGGAATAATACGGTGCCTACGCCAATGATAGACCGCGTGGCTGCGCGTGGGGTGCGGTTTGAGAATGCCTATTGTCCCTATCCGGTGTGTACGGCTTCGCGTATGTCGCTGTTGACGGGTTTGTACGCACATAGTACGGGGGCTATTAATAATAGCGATCGGTTGGATTGGCGCTATCGCACGGTGGCACACCATTTTGCGGATCACGGATATTTGACGAGTTTGATCGGCAAGATGCATTTTAACGATGCACATAACCACGGGTTTGCGTCGTATTTGTCGATTAACGATTGGTTGATGTATTTGGGTCCAAAGGTGGGGCATTATGCGAATGAGATTGCCAATCACGCGATAGGCGAGGGGTTTTTCCATTCGGTTTTTGATACGGGGAGTGGGTTTCCCGATGTGTCGTCGCTGTGGGATGGCGCAAGTCCCTGGGCGGGCAATGTGGCGCGGTGGGATTTTTCGAGTACGGCTTCGCCGCTCGATGCCGAGGATCATCTGGATATGTTTGTGGCGCGCGAGTCTGTGAAGTTTATGCGCGAATATCGCGATCAGCCGTTTTTTTTGGTAGCGAGTTTTATGAAGCCCCATCCGCCTTTTTATCCGCCTCGCGAATGGGCAGAGCAGTTTCCGCCGGGGGCGGTAGATCTGGCGGAGGTGGGGGATAGTTCGCAATATCCGAGGCATATACAACAGCGTATTGATAGGACGCAGGGTATGGGTGAAAAGCGGCTTCGGGCGCATAAGGCGGGGTATATGGGCAATCTATCTTTTGTCGATTATTGTATTGGGCGCGTGCTGGATGGGCTGGAGGAGTTGGGGCTGGTGGAAGATACGATTGTGGTCTATACTTCGGACCACGGCGAGATGGGCGGTGAGCACGGGTTGTATCAGAAGTTTTGTATGTTTGAACCTGCGGTGAAGGTGCCTTTGATTGTGAGTTGTCCTTCTCGTTTCCCTGAGGATCGGGTGGCTGCTGCGTTGACCGAATATTTTGGTCTGTATCCCACGCTTTCGGAGTTGTGTGGGTTGTCGGCGCCCGATCGGACGACGCTGATGGATTTTGAAGGTGCTCGCGAGACAATGGATGCGAAGAGTTTTGCCAGTATTGTGCGCGATCCCGATACATCAGGTCCCGATGCCGCGTTTTCCGAGCATGGGTTGCGTTCTCATATACCCCAATATATGGTGCGGGACGAACGGTTTAAGTATGTCTATAATGATGGGGGTTCGCGGCATGAATTATACGATTTGGAAAATGATCCGGGCGAGTGTATCAATTTGATCGATAATCGAGATTTCGCAACTGTTCGCGCGGATTTACAAGAGCGGTTGTTCGCGTGGTACGATCCGGATTCCAACCCTTATTGTGAACGGTGAGATTGAGGTATTGGAGGGGCTATGGCAGACCGAAAAACTTGTTTGATGCAGGTGATACGCGGGGAGATAACTGTTGATGAGGCGGCCGATCAATTGGGTATTTCGCATCGGTCGTTTCGGGATTTTCAACGGCGGTTTTTGCGCCAGAAATTGCCCGAAGCGCAGGAGATCGTTAAAGCACCAGTGGATCAGCAGGTGACGGTGTTGCGCGATCGGTGGGGCGTGGCGCATATCGAGGCGGCTTCGATGGCGGATTGTTTTACTGCGCTGGGATATGCTATGGCGCAGGATCGGCTGTGGCAAATGGATTATATGCGGCGGTTAGCACACGGGCAATTGTCGGAGATTTTGGGAAAGGATTATCTGGCGGAGGATCGCTTGCATCGAACGATTGGTTTGACGCGCGCGGCACAGGGGGCGGCTTCGGCGATGCCGGATGAGGTGAAGATGGTTTTGCAGTCGCTGGGTAGCGGTATCAATGCGTGGATGGAAGCGATGGGTGATCGGCGTTGTGTTGAGTTCGATTTGCTGGATTACGTTCCCGCGCCGTGGACGGTGGTGGATTCGATTGCGATATGGAAATGGCGGTGGTGGATGCTGACGGGGCGGCTGAGTGCGGTTGCGGTGAATGAGGCGGCCAAACGCTATTTGCCTCCCGATTTGTTTGATTTGTTTTTGACTACA is a window encoding:
- a CDS encoding rhodanese-like domain-containing protein, with the protein product MSDKGYVNPELLISPRDLYERVADVCIVDTRPTHAYVAGHIPGALHLDLYSISLNDTREQAFDAFMWMLGYLFSNRGIGTDKTVVWYEDDSGVRASRGFWICEYLGHPDVRVLDGGCNAWTAMGYELVTDCEEAEPAEFVISAVSGRHMGADVLNGLLGREDVVPLDTRGDDEYFGRNVRAARGGAIPGAVHVEYVNNLDETGAFKPADELRAMYEAVGISPDKEIVPY
- a CDS encoding sulfatase-like hydrolase/transferase, which translates into the protein MDYNNRPNVLILMSDQHRADWMTCAGNNTVPTPMIDRVAARGVRFENAYCPYPVCTASRMSLLTGLYAHSTGAINNSDRLDWRYRTVAHHFADHGYLTSLIGKMHFNDAHNHGFASYLSINDWLMYLGPKVGHYANEIANHAIGEGFFHSVFDTGSGFPDVSSLWDGASPWAGNVARWDFSSTASPLDAEDHLDMFVARESVKFMREYRDQPFFLVASFMKPHPPFYPPREWAEQFPPGAVDLAEVGDSSQYPRHIQQRIDRTQGMGEKRLRAHKAGYMGNLSFVDYCIGRVLDGLEELGLVEDTIVVYTSDHGEMGGEHGLYQKFCMFEPAVKVPLIVSCPSRFPEDRVAAALTEYFGLYPTLSELCGLSAPDRTTLMDFEGARETMDAKSFASIVRDPDTSGPDAAFSEHGLRSHIPQYMVRDERFKYVYNDGGSRHELYDLENDPGECINLIDNRDFATVRADLQERLFAWYDPDSNPYCER